From the Papaver somniferum cultivar HN1 chromosome 2, ASM357369v1, whole genome shotgun sequence genome, the window AGTAAAGTGGGGGAGGGAATTTCTTCTTTGGTGGGAAAGGGAATTTCTTCTTTGGTGGTGGTGGGAATAATTTCTTCATCTTTGGCGGTGGTGGAGATTTCCCCTTTGGTGGAGATTTCGGGTGTCCTGGTATTGTTACAACAATTGGTGGTGACTTAAACACCTTATAAGACACCGGCGCAGGGGTATCGAGTGTAAAAGGCACATCCTCTGGCGCATATGGTGGTGGAGGCATATGCTTTACTGGAGGCTTCTTTGGTGATTTCGGAGGCATATAATATGGTTTATGAGGTGGTGGTGAAGGTTTTCTTGGTGGCGTTTTAGACGCATTTGGCTTCTTTAGTGGTGGGTAAGACACATATACTGGCTTCTTTTTTGGTGGTGGAGGTGTTTTAGGCTTATACACTCCATGGTGCGAAGGTTTAGAATCCAATTCCGCATCAGCAAGAAGGGGAAAACTCAAAGATACTATAACTACAAGAAGAGCACTAGTAGTAAACAAGAGAGCCGTGGAGGATTCCATTCCTCCTTTGTTTCCCATTTCTAAATTTTTCTTGTGATTTTGAACATACCTCTCTACTTCTTTATATAGAGAGGAAATACGTACGTTAATGGCTGCATTCTTGTAGCAAGCCATAACTACTTGTGAACTGTATAAATTCGTACATTTCAAGTGGCTTAATTGGAGGGCCATTGCACATTGCCATATACCCTTGTGACATGTAGGCCTGTCCTTTGAGTTACAGTTGGAACTATTTATTAGAAGGCTATTATTTGGACGTCACATTTCGTTAGAGGGACGTcgcctaataggacaaaaacgggtcacccataagtaatatcaaaaacaccttattttaaataattttgtaatgactaaacaacccttatgtagttaattttaattttatgtaattagataataattaaattaatgaattttgttatatACTTAGTGAAttatgggacaaagtttttgtgagtgaatcaaaatctaggttttgaaagaaatcaaaatcagatattttgactttcgtgGGATTTTACGGTTGGGTTGAGCTTCATTTCCAACCGTATCCATATTTACGGTTAGGTTTGGATGAACTccaaaccgtaactggtttttaATA encodes:
- the LOC113351457 gene encoding extensin-3-like, producing MALQLSHLKCTNLYSSQVVMACYKNAAINVRISSLYKEVERYVQNHKKNLEMGNKGGMESSTALLFTTSALLVVIVSLSFPLLADAELDSKPSHHGVYKPKTPPPPKKKPVYVSYPPLKKPNASKTPPRKPSPPPHKPYYMPPKSPKKPPVKHMPPPPYAPEDVPFTLDTPAPVSYKVFKSPPIVVTIPGHPKSPPKGKSPPPPKMKKLFPPPPKKKFPFPPKKKFPPPLY